The sequence TGCTTGGTGCCTATTCGACCTATGTAACACAATTAATTTTTAAACTGCCAGTTTTGAAGCCGTTCTATAACGCCTATGTAATTGTTGCTATAGGAGTTGCATTCGTAGTTAGTGCTTTAGTTGGAATTCTTTTAGAGAGGACAGTAATAAAGCGTTTATATGGAAGTCCACTCGAGACATTACTAGCGACATGGGGGGTAAGTTTAATACTCCAACAATTTGTTCGGAGCGTTCCTCTGGCTTACGGAGCAGGGCTTGTAATCTCTTTGCTAACGGCTCTTATTCTTCCAAAATTATTACCAGAAAATCTTTATGAGAATAACCGCAATCATTTAGTAAGGTTTGGAACCTGGGCTTTTTCAGCCATGATTGGGGTCATTACAGCAAGTGGATTGTCTACAACAATTAGCAAAATAAGTCGAGCAAGTTCAAGAAATGTCGACGTAACTGCACCTTCTTGGATGAGAGGTGGGGTCGATTTCTTGGGAATAACATTCCCCATGACTCGTTTAGTGATAATTGTAATCACAATAATTGCTGTTATAGCAGTAACTTGGTTTCTAAATCGCAGTGTCTGGGGGATTCGCATTCGTGCAGTCACCCAAAACCGATCAATGAGTGATTGCTTAGGAATATCAACTGAAACTGTTGACATCCTTACCTTTGGAATAGGCTCTGGACTTGCAGGAGTTGCTGGTGTAGCTGTTTCTCTTTTAGGTTCCGTAGGACCAAATGTTGGTAGCAGTTATATCGTTGGTTGTTTCATGGTAGTAGTGCTTGGGGGGGTAGCAAACTTACTTGGCACTATCATTGCCTCCTTCAGTATTGGCATCATGACAGATCTTATCGGTGCCGGTCGATTGCTCACTATCTGGCCTCAAATGCCAGGACCATTAGCTTCAACGGTTGATTTCTTTGCCACAACAAGCATGGCAAGAGTATTGATTTTTGCCTTAATAGTTATCTTCCTTCAATTCCGTCCAGCAGGCTTATTCCCCCAAAAGGGACGAATGGTCG comes from Prochlorococcus sp. MIT 1307 and encodes:
- a CDS encoding ABC transporter permease subunit is translated as MQLILESLFNGVAIGSVLLIAALGLAIVFGLMGVINLAHGELMMLGAYSTYVTQLIFKLPVLKPFYNAYVIVAIGVAFVVSALVGILLERTVIKRLYGSPLETLLATWGVSLILQQFVRSVPLAYGAGLVISLLTALILPKLLPENLYENNRNHLVRFGTWAFSAMIGVITASGLSTTISKISRASSRNVDVTAPSWMRGGVDFLGITFPMTRLVIIVITIIAVIAVTWFLNRSVWGIRIRAVTQNRSMSDCLGISTETVDILTFGIGSGLAGVAGVAVSLLGSVGPNVGSSYIVGCFMVVVLGGVANLLGTIIASFSIGIMTDLIGAGRLLTIWPQMPGPLASTVDFFATTSMARVLIFALIVIFLQFRPAGLFPQKGRMVDV